Proteins from a single region of Carassius gibelio isolate Cgi1373 ecotype wild population from Czech Republic chromosome A5, carGib1.2-hapl.c, whole genome shotgun sequence:
- the LOC128006597 gene encoding CCN family member 1, whose product MSPLRIVARQGHFITLVLLSWAAVEVQGGCPLKCSCPSSPPSCPPGISSVLDSCGCCRVCARQFNQDCSPTEPCDHIKGLRCHLAAAGDPDRGLCRAEAQGRPCELDGRVYQHGEDFQHTCEHQCTCVDGVVGCVPLCPHRISLPDWRCSRRRLIKLPGRCCQEWLCDDDNRIAEQDPLPDAHLQKQTDIIGNELLVAPSTSWDSSAGAPYQEWISSSKSHDVLPPTCLLQVTDWSPCSATCGMGVSSRVTNSNPECRLVSETRLCQIRGCDVNPAPSLKKGKKCQRTTRTPKPVQIVFAGCFTARRYRPRSCGSCSDGRICVPSVTRTIRLHFHCPEPERDDFTRNVMWIHRCSCSQRNSRQGLSSQAEFFNLPNDIHTYTHGH is encoded by the exons ATGTCCCCTCTGAGGATCGTAGCAAGACAAGGACATTTTATCACACTGGTGCTGCTTTCATGGGCCGCTGTGGAG GTGCAAGGAGGCTGTCCACTAAAATGCTCTTGTCCTTCCTCGCCCCCCTCGTGTCCTCCGGGTATCAGTTCGGTTCTGGACTCATGTGGGTGTTGTCGGGTCTGTGCCAGGCAGTTTAACCAGGACTGCAGCCCTACTGAGCCCTGTGACCACATTAAAGGACTGCGCTGCCACCTAGCGGCCGCTGGAGACCCTGACAGAGGCCTGTGTAGAG CTGAGGCTCAAGGTCGTCCATGTGAGTTGGATGGACGGGTGTATCAGCACGGCGAGGACTTTCAGCACACCTGTGAGCATCAGTGCACGTGCGTGGATGGAGTAGTCGGCTGCgtcccactgtgcccacaccgcATCTCTCTGCCCGACTGGCGCTGCTCCCGCCGGCGCCTCATCAAACTGCCCGGCCGCTGCTGCCAGGAGTGGCTGTGTGATGATGACAACCGCATTGCTGAACAGGATCCGTTGCCTGACGCTCATCTACAAAAGCAGACAGACATAATAGGCAACGAGTTACTTGTAGCTCCATCTACTTCTTGGGATAGCAGTGCAGGAGCCCCTTATCAAG AGTGGATTTCATCCTCTAAGTCCCACGACGTCCTTCCTCCCACCTGCTTACTGCAGGTCACTGATTGGTCCCCGTGCTCAGCCACCTGTGGAATGGGCGTGTCCAGCCGTGTAACCAACAGTAATCCTGAGTGTAGGCTTGTCAGTGAAACTAGGCTCTGTCAGATACGAGGATGTGACGTCAACCCTGCACCATCACTGAAG AAAGGAAAGAAATGTCAGAGAACCACACGAACACCGAAACCTGTGCAGATCGTATTTGCCGGATGCTTCACTGCTCGCCGTTACAGGCCTCGTTCATGTGGATCCTGCTCAGACGGTCGCATCTGTGTTCCCTCTGTGACACGTACAATCCGTCTACACTTTCACTGTCCCGAGCCAGAACGAGACGACTTTACCCGCAATGTCATGTGGATACACCGCTGCAGCTGCAGTCAAAGAAACAGCAGACAGGGCCTGTCATCACAAGCAGAGTTCTTCAATCTGCCAAAcgatatacacacatacacacatggacATTAG